One genomic segment of Clostridium saccharoperbutylacetonicum N1-4(HMT) includes these proteins:
- a CDS encoding sulfite exporter TauE/SafE family protein: MIQYIIVCPLVFLAGFIDAIAGGGGLISLPAYMLAGVPVHFAIGTNKMSSSMGTVIATYRFARNGYIKLKLAACSVICALLGSPLGAMLSLKINDSYLKLLMLVILPVTAFYVLRKRDFNQKQNIENDVDIQTYFKCMLIAFLIGAYDGFYGPGTGTFLILLLTGIANLSLNNAAGTTKAINLSSNIAGLATFIINAKVLFPLGIAAGLFSIAGNYFGAGYFTKSGAKIARPIIITVLSIFLIKVLIEML, from the coding sequence ATGATTCAATATATTATAGTATGTCCGCTTGTATTTCTTGCAGGCTTTATTGATGCAATAGCAGGAGGAGGGGGACTTATATCGCTTCCAGCATACATGCTTGCTGGAGTTCCAGTTCATTTTGCAATTGGAACAAATAAAATGAGTTCTAGCATGGGAACTGTTATAGCTACATATCGTTTTGCTAGAAATGGATACATAAAATTAAAATTGGCAGCATGCAGTGTAATCTGCGCTTTACTAGGATCACCATTAGGGGCAATGCTTTCTCTAAAAATAAATGATTCATATTTAAAATTATTAATGTTAGTAATTTTACCTGTTACTGCATTTTATGTGCTGCGTAAACGTGATTTCAATCAAAAGCAAAATATTGAAAATGATGTGGATATTCAGACATATTTTAAGTGTATGTTAATAGCTTTTTTAATTGGAGCCTATGATGGGTTTTATGGACCAGGGACTGGAACTTTTTTGATTTTATTATTGACTGGAATTGCTAATTTAAGTTTAAATAATGCGGCAGGAACAACAAAAGCTATTAATTTATCATCAAATATAGCTGGATTGGCAACTTTCATTATAAATGCGAAAGTATTGTTTCCTTTAGGTATAGCAGCAGGTTTATTTAGTATTGCAGGAAATTATTTTGGTGCAGGTTATTTTACTAAAAGTGGAGCAAAAATAGCACGTCCTATAATTATAACTGTACTTTCAATTTTTTTGATTAAAGTATTAATTGAAATGTTATAA